A single window of Leclercia adecarboxylata DNA harbors:
- the flgB gene encoding flagellar basal body rod protein FlgB, whose product MLDKLDAALRFQQEALNLRAQRQEILAANIANADTPGFQARDIDFSSELKKVMERGRAENSGVALALTSARHIPAETVTTPNTDLLYRIPDQPSLDGNTVDMDRERTQFADNSLKYQMGLTVLGGQIKGMMNVLQGGN is encoded by the coding sequence ATGCTCGATAAACTCGACGCCGCGCTACGTTTTCAGCAGGAAGCGCTCAACTTACGCGCCCAGCGTCAGGAGATTCTGGCCGCCAATATCGCTAACGCCGATACCCCCGGGTTTCAGGCGCGCGATATCGATTTTTCCAGTGAATTAAAGAAAGTGATGGAGCGTGGTCGGGCCGAAAATAGCGGTGTCGCCCTTGCGCTGACCTCTGCACGCCATATTCCGGCAGAGACCGTGACGACACCGAATACCGATTTACTTTATCGCATCCCCGATCAGCCATCCCTCGACGGCAACACCGTCGATATGGACCGGGAGCGTACGCAGTTCGCCGATAACAGCCTCAAGTACCAGATGGGACTGACCGTTCTCGGCGGGCAGATTAAAGGCATGATGAACGTTCTGCAGGGAGGCAACTAG
- the flgD gene encoding flagellar hook assembly protein FlgD, translating to MSIAVNVNDRSTATGVSGATGSSSLTGSNASDLQGSFLTLLVAQLKNQDPTNPMQNNELTTQLAQISTVSGIEKLNTTLGSISGQIDSSQSMQASTLIGHGVMIPGSTVLAGTSGAEGSTTTSTTPFGVELQQSADKVTATITDKNGAVVRTIDIGELKAGVHTFTWDGTLTDGTTAPNGSYNVAISASSGSTQLVAQPLQFAMVQGVIRSSSGNTLDLGTYGTTTLDEVRQII from the coding sequence ATGTCCATTGCCGTAAATGTTAATGACAGATCGACTGCTACTGGCGTCAGCGGCGCCACCGGCAGCAGCTCGCTTACCGGAAGCAACGCTTCCGATCTCCAGGGCAGCTTTCTGACGCTACTGGTTGCGCAGCTGAAAAACCAGGATCCGACCAACCCGATGCAGAATAACGAACTGACCACGCAGCTTGCGCAGATCAGTACGGTGAGCGGCATCGAGAAACTCAACACCACGCTGGGCTCCATTTCCGGGCAGATCGACAGCAGCCAGTCGATGCAGGCCAGCACGCTGATTGGCCATGGCGTGATGATCCCGGGTTCGACCGTTCTGGCAGGTACCAGCGGTGCCGAAGGCTCGACGACCACCTCAACCACCCCGTTTGGTGTGGAGCTGCAGCAGAGCGCGGACAAAGTGACCGCCACCATCACCGATAAGAACGGTGCGGTGGTGCGTACCATTGATATTGGCGAGCTGAAAGCGGGTGTTCACACCTTTACCTGGGACGGGACCCTGACCGACGGCACCACGGCACCAAACGGTTCTTACAACGTGGCCATCTCCGCCAGTAGCGGCAGCACGCAGCTGGTGGCACAGCCACTGCAGTTTGCCATGGTGCAGGGCGTGATCCGCAGCAGCAGCGGTAACACGCTGGATCTCGGCACATACGGTACTACCACGCTCGACGAAGTTCGGCAGATTATTTAA
- a CDS encoding Gfo/Idh/MocA family protein: MAKLRVGVVGLGGIAQKAWLPVLSAATDWTLQGAWSPSRDKALRICKSVRMPYYSSLQDLARECDVVFVHTSTVTHYQVVSELLQAGVHVCVDKPLADNLADAERLIELAARKKLTLMVGFNRRFAPLYQQLKPQLNDAASLRMDKHRADSIGPNDLRFTLLDDYLHVVDTALWLAGNNAQLTGGTLQTNEQGAMVYAEHHFSAGNLQITTSMHRRAGSQREWIQAVTDGALLDITDMREWREERGAGVVTPAIPGWQSTLEQRGFAGCARHFIECVQNQTVPETAGEQAIRAQRIVEKLWRDAMSE, encoded by the coding sequence GTGGCAAAATTACGTGTAGGCGTTGTAGGGCTGGGCGGTATCGCGCAGAAAGCATGGTTGCCGGTGCTGAGCGCCGCGACAGACTGGACGTTACAGGGCGCCTGGTCGCCGTCGCGGGATAAGGCGCTAAGGATCTGCAAGTCCGTACGCATGCCTTATTATTCATCGTTACAGGATCTGGCCCGCGAGTGTGATGTGGTCTTTGTCCACACCTCCACCGTCACCCACTATCAGGTGGTCAGCGAGCTGCTGCAGGCCGGTGTTCATGTTTGCGTCGATAAACCGCTGGCTGACAACCTGGCCGACGCCGAGCGCCTGATTGAGCTCGCTGCGCGGAAGAAGCTCACCCTGATGGTCGGCTTTAACCGCCGCTTCGCGCCGCTCTACCAGCAGCTGAAACCGCAGCTGAACGATGCGGCCTCGCTGCGGATGGATAAACACCGCGCCGACAGCATCGGGCCCAACGATCTGCGCTTTACCCTGCTGGATGATTATCTGCACGTGGTGGACACTGCCCTGTGGCTGGCGGGCAATAATGCCCAACTGACCGGCGGCACGCTGCAAACCAACGAGCAGGGGGCGATGGTCTATGCCGAGCACCATTTCAGTGCGGGCAATCTGCAGATCACCACCTCCATGCACCGCCGGGCGGGCAGCCAGCGCGAGTGGATCCAGGCGGTAACGGACGGCGCGCTGCTGGACATCACCGACATGCGCGAGTGGCGTGAGGAGCGCGGCGCAGGGGTCGTTACGCCGGCCATCCCGGGCTGGCAGAGTACTCTTGAACAGCGCGGCTTTGCGGGCTGCGCGCGTCACTTCATCGAATGCGTGCAAAATCAGACGGTTCCTGAAACCGCGGGTGAACAGGCGATCCGCGCCCAGCGTATCGTGGAGAAGCTCTGGCGCGATGCCATGAGCGAATAA
- the rimJ gene encoding ribosomal protein S5-alanine N-acetyltransferase, translating into MFGYRSNVPKVRLTTDRLVVRLVHERDAWRLADYYAENRQFLKPWEPVRDESHCYPSGWQARLSMIAEFHKQGSAFYFALLDPDEKEIVGIANFSNVVRGSFHACYLGYSIGQKWQGQGLMFEALTSAIRYMQRTQHMHRIMANYMPHNQRSGDLLARLGFEKEGYAKDYLLIDGEWRDHVLTALTTKEWSAGR; encoded by the coding sequence ATGTTTGGCTATCGCAGTAATGTGCCGAAAGTGCGCCTCACGACTGACCGGCTGGTGGTTCGTCTGGTTCATGAGCGTGATGCCTGGCGTCTGGCGGACTACTACGCCGAGAATCGTCAATTTTTAAAACCCTGGGAACCCGTGCGGGATGAAAGCCACTGTTATCCTTCCGGCTGGCAGGCCCGGCTGAGCATGATTGCCGAGTTCCACAAGCAGGGTTCGGCGTTCTATTTTGCCCTGCTCGATCCCGATGAGAAAGAGATCGTTGGGATCGCCAACTTTTCTAACGTGGTGCGGGGATCGTTTCACGCCTGCTATCTGGGCTACTCCATCGGACAAAAATGGCAGGGGCAGGGGCTGATGTTTGAGGCCTTAACCTCGGCAATCCGCTATATGCAGCGTACCCAGCATATGCACCGCATTATGGCCAACTACATGCCGCACAATCAGCGCAGCGGGGATCTGCTGGCGCGCCTCGGGTTCGAAAAAGAGGGCTACGCCAAAGACTATCTGCTGATTGACGGCGAATGGCGCGATCATGTCCTGACGGCGCTAACAACCAAAGAGTGGAGCGCGGGGCGCTAA
- the dinI gene encoding DNA damage-inducible protein I: MRIEVTIARTTALPAGALDALAGELSRRINDTFPEREGAVTVRYAGSNNLSVIGGAKEDKARISEILQETWESADDWFITD, translated from the coding sequence ATGCGTATCGAAGTGACCATTGCCAGAACAACTGCTTTGCCTGCCGGCGCGCTGGATGCGCTGGCGGGTGAATTATCCCGCCGTATAAATGACACCTTCCCCGAACGCGAAGGTGCTGTCACCGTGCGTTATGCCGGGTCAAACAATCTGTCGGTCATCGGTGGTGCCAAAGAAGATAAAGCGCGCATCAGCGAAATTTTACAGGAAACCTGGGAGAGCGCTGACGACTGGTTTATTACCGATTAA
- a CDS encoding YceH family protein, with product MKYQLTATEARVIGCLLEKQVTTPEQYPLSVNAVTLACNQKTNREPVMNLAEHEVQDLLDALVKRHYLRTVSGFGNRVTKYEQRFCNSEFGALKLNSAEVALIATLLLRGAQTPGELRTRAARMHKFADMQEVEQALEGLAAREDGPFVLRLAREPGKRESRYMHLFSGEVDTSVATSEAAVPVADETLLARVEALENEVGELKQRLDSLLAHLGD from the coding sequence ATGAAATACCAATTAACCGCCACAGAAGCGCGCGTCATTGGCTGTCTGCTGGAAAAACAGGTCACCACGCCGGAACAGTATCCGCTCTCGGTGAATGCAGTGACCCTGGCCTGTAATCAGAAAACCAACCGTGAACCGGTGATGAACCTCGCCGAGCATGAGGTGCAGGATCTGCTTGATGCGCTGGTTAAACGCCACTATCTGCGCACCGTCAGCGGCTTTGGCAATCGCGTCACCAAATATGAGCAGCGTTTTTGCAACTCCGAGTTTGGCGCCCTGAAACTGAACTCTGCCGAAGTGGCGCTGATCGCCACTCTGCTGCTGCGTGGGGCGCAGACGCCCGGCGAGCTGCGTACCCGAGCCGCGCGCATGCACAAGTTCGCCGATATGCAGGAGGTAGAGCAGGCGCTTGAGGGGCTTGCTGCCCGGGAAGATGGGCCTTTTGTCCTGCGTCTGGCGCGCGAGCCGGGCAAGCGCGAAAGCCGCTATATGCACCTCTTCAGCGGCGAGGTTGATACCTCTGTTGCGACGTCAGAGGCCGCAGTGCCGGTTGCGGATGAAACCCTGCTGGCCCGCGTTGAGGCGCTGGAGAATGAAGTCGGAGAATTGAAACAGCGACTCGATTCGCTGCTGGCACATCTGGGGGATTAA
- the flgC gene encoding flagellar basal body rod protein FlgC: MALLNIFDIAGSALTAQSQRLNVAASNMANADSVAGPDGQPYRAKQVVFQVDAAPGAQTGGVKVASVIESQAPDKLVYEPGNPLADASGYVKMPNVDVVGEMVNTMSASRSYQANVEVLNTVKAMMLKTLTLGQ; the protein is encoded by the coding sequence ATGGCCTTACTCAATATCTTTGATATCGCGGGTTCCGCGCTGACCGCGCAGTCCCAACGTCTGAACGTCGCCGCCAGTAACATGGCGAACGCTGACAGCGTGGCGGGCCCGGACGGTCAACCTTACCGCGCCAAACAGGTGGTGTTCCAGGTGGATGCAGCACCGGGTGCGCAAACCGGCGGGGTCAAAGTGGCCAGCGTGATTGAAAGCCAGGCACCGGACAAACTGGTGTACGAGCCGGGCAACCCGCTGGCCGACGCCAGTGGCTACGTCAAAATGCCAAACGTGGATGTGGTCGGTGAGATGGTGAACACCATGTCGGCGTCCCGCAGCTACCAGGCCAACGTAGAAGTCCTGAACACCGTGAAGGCCATGATGCTTAAAACGCTCACTCTGGGCCAGTAA
- the flgM gene encoding flagellar biosynthesis anti-sigma factor FlgM, with amino-acid sequence MSIDRTSPLKPVSTVQPRELNETATAKPRPQKSAAANSTSVTLSDAQAKLMQPGSNDINMERVEALKTAIRNGELKMDTSKIADALIQEAQSFLE; translated from the coding sequence ATGAGCATTGATCGTACATCGCCCCTGAAGCCGGTTAGCACTGTACAACCTCGCGAACTGAATGAGACTGCGACGGCAAAACCGCGCCCGCAAAAATCGGCCGCGGCTAACAGCACCAGCGTTACGCTGAGCGATGCCCAGGCGAAACTGATGCAGCCGGGCAGCAACGATATCAACATGGAACGTGTTGAAGCGCTGAAAACCGCGATCCGTAACGGTGAGCTGAAAATGGACACCAGTAAAATCGCTGACGCGCTGATTCAGGAAGCGCAAAGTTTCTTAGAGTAA
- the flgA gene encoding flagellar basal body P-ring formation chaperone FlgA, with the protein MALKRGLTAILLLWSASTLAQDLDAQLTAFFAQRLAGYSDEVSVQIRTPATMLPSCETPEFSVPGNTRQWGNVSVTARCDNEKRFIQVAVQATGDYVVASRNIPRGAALQPGSVALKRGRLDQLPPRTMLDINQAQNAISLRDLVPGQPLQLSMLRQAWLIKAGQRVMVIASGEGFSVNSQGQALNNAAVAQNARVRMTSGQVVSGTVDSDGNILINL; encoded by the coding sequence ATGGCACTTAAACGTGGTTTGACCGCAATCCTGCTCCTCTGGAGCGCCTCCACTCTGGCGCAGGATCTTGATGCCCAGCTGACGGCGTTTTTTGCCCAGCGTCTGGCAGGGTATAGCGATGAGGTTTCGGTGCAGATCCGCACGCCTGCCACCATGCTGCCCTCCTGTGAAACACCCGAATTCAGCGTCCCTGGAAACACCAGGCAGTGGGGCAACGTCAGCGTCACGGCACGATGTGACAATGAAAAACGGTTTATACAGGTTGCAGTTCAGGCGACGGGCGATTATGTTGTCGCGTCCCGGAACATCCCACGTGGTGCGGCCTTGCAGCCGGGTAGCGTTGCGCTGAAGCGCGGCAGACTGGATCAGCTGCCTCCGCGCACGATGCTGGATATTAACCAGGCGCAGAATGCCATTAGCTTGCGCGATCTGGTGCCCGGGCAGCCTCTGCAACTGTCGATGCTGCGCCAGGCCTGGCTCATTAAAGCCGGACAGCGGGTAATGGTGATCGCCAGCGGCGAGGGCTTTAGCGTTAACAGCCAAGGACAGGCGCTGAACAATGCGGCCGTGGCGCAAAACGCCCGCGTCAGGATGACCTCAGGCCAGGTCGTGAGCGGCACCGTCGATTCTGATGGGAATATTCTGATTAACCTATAA
- the bssS gene encoding biofilm formation regulator BssS — protein sequence MEKNNEVIQTHPLVGWDISTVDSYDALMLRLHYQTPNHPDTEEAEVGQTLWLTTDVARQFISILEAGIAKIESSDYQANEYRRH from the coding sequence ATGGAAAAGAATAATGAAGTCATCCAGACACATCCGCTTGTTGGCTGGGATATCAGCACTGTAGATAGCTACGACGCACTGATGCTGCGTTTGCATTACCAGACCCCGAATCACCCTGACACCGAAGAAGCGGAAGTTGGGCAAACGCTATGGTTAACAACAGACGTTGCACGTCAGTTTATTTCTATTTTAGAAGCCGGTATTGCAAAAATAGAATCCAGTGACTACCAGGCAAATGAGTACCGGCGACATTAA
- the mdtH gene encoding multidrug efflux MFS transporter MdtH, giving the protein MSRISQARSLGKYFLLVDNMLVVLGFFVVFPLISIRFVDQMGWAALMVGIALGLRQFVQQGLGVFGGAIADRFGAKPMIVTGMLLRAAGFATMAIAHEPWLLWVSCFISGLGGTLFDPPRTALVVKLIRPQHRGRFFSLLMMQDSAGAVVGALLGSWLLQYDFRLVCATGAVLFILCAAFNAWLLPAWKLSTVKAPVREGLDRVWRDKRFITYVLTLAGYYMLGVQVMLMLPIMVNDVAGSPAAVKWMYAIEACLSLTLLYPIARWSEKRFRLEHRLMAGLLLMSLSMLPIGMVSSLQQLFMLICTFYIGSIIAEPARETLSAELADPRARGSYMGFSRLGLAIGGALGYAGGGWLFDAGKAFHQPELPWVMLALIGVITFFALGWQFSHKRRVPGMLEPGA; this is encoded by the coding sequence ATGTCCCGTATCTCACAGGCCCGGAGTCTGGGTAAGTACTTCCTGCTCGTCGATAACATGCTGGTTGTGCTCGGCTTTTTTGTCGTTTTCCCGCTTATTTCGATTCGCTTTGTCGATCAGATGGGCTGGGCGGCGCTGATGGTCGGCATTGCCCTGGGGCTGCGCCAGTTCGTTCAGCAGGGGCTGGGGGTGTTTGGCGGCGCAATTGCCGACCGCTTCGGCGCTAAACCGATGATCGTCACCGGCATGCTGCTGCGGGCGGCGGGGTTTGCCACCATGGCGATCGCCCATGAACCCTGGCTGCTGTGGGTCTCCTGCTTTATCTCCGGTCTTGGCGGCACGCTGTTCGACCCACCGCGCACGGCCTTAGTGGTCAAACTGATCCGCCCTCAGCACCGCGGACGTTTTTTCTCCCTGCTGATGATGCAGGACAGCGCCGGGGCGGTGGTGGGCGCGCTGCTGGGCAGTTGGCTGCTGCAGTATGATTTTCGTCTGGTCTGCGCCACGGGCGCGGTGCTGTTTATCCTCTGCGCGGCCTTCAACGCCTGGCTGCTGCCCGCCTGGAAACTCTCCACCGTCAAAGCGCCGGTGCGTGAGGGATTGGATCGGGTCTGGCGCGATAAACGCTTTATCACCTATGTGCTGACCCTGGCGGGCTATTACATGCTGGGAGTGCAGGTGATGCTGATGCTGCCGATCATGGTTAACGATGTGGCGGGCTCCCCGGCGGCGGTCAAATGGATGTACGCCATTGAGGCCTGTCTCTCCCTGACCCTGCTCTACCCCATTGCCCGCTGGAGTGAGAAACGATTCCGCCTTGAGCACCGCCTGATGGCGGGCCTGCTGCTGATGTCCCTGAGCATGCTGCCCATCGGGATGGTGAGTTCTCTGCAGCAGCTGTTTATGCTGATCTGCACTTTCTATATCGGCTCGATTATTGCCGAACCGGCCCGCGAAACCCTGAGCGCCGAGCTGGCCGACCCGCGTGCGCGGGGCAGCTATATGGGTTTCAGCCGACTCGGGCTGGCGATTGGCGGTGCGCTGGGGTATGCCGGGGGCGGCTGGTTGTTCGATGCCGGAAAAGCCTTCCACCAGCCTGAGCTGCCGTGGGTGATGTTGGCGTTAATCGGCGTGATCACCTTCTTTGCGCTGGGCTGGCAGTTCAGCCATAAACGCCGCGTGCCCGGCATGCTGGAGCCTGGCGCCTGA
- the murJ gene encoding murein biosynthesis integral membrane protein MurJ, whose protein sequence is MNLLKSLAAVSSMTMFSRVLGFARDAIVARVFGAGMATDAFFVAFKLPNLLRRIFAEGAFSQAFVPILAEYKSKQGEDATKVFVSYVSGLLTLALAIVTVIGMLAAPWVIMVTAPGFADTADKFALTSQLLRITFPYILLISLASLAGAILNTWNRFSVPAFAPTFLNVSMIGFALFAAPHFHPPVLALAWAVTVGGVLQLAYQLPHLKKIGMLVLPRINLRDAGAMRVVKQMGPAILGVSVSQISLIINTIFASFLVSGSVSWMYYADRLMEFPSGVLGVALGTILLPSLSRSFASGNQDEYCRLMDWGLRLCFLLALPSAVALGILAKPLVVSLFQYGKFSAFDALMTQRALVAYSVGLMGLIVVKVLAPGFYSRQDIKTPVKIAIVTLIMTQVMNLAFIGPLKHAGLSLSIGLAACLNAGLLYWQLRKQQIFTPQPGWASFLLRLVIAVLVMAAALVGMLYVMPDWSLGTMPYRLLRLMAVVVVGVVAYFATLAVLGFKVKEFARRTA, encoded by the coding sequence ATGAACCTATTAAAATCGCTGGCTGCCGTCAGCTCAATGACCATGTTTTCGCGCGTGCTGGGCTTTGCGCGCGACGCCATTGTGGCAAGGGTCTTTGGCGCAGGGATGGCGACTGACGCCTTTTTTGTTGCTTTTAAACTGCCTAACCTGCTGCGCCGTATCTTTGCCGAAGGCGCGTTCTCCCAGGCTTTTGTCCCCATTCTGGCGGAATACAAAAGCAAGCAGGGGGAAGACGCGACGAAAGTGTTTGTCTCCTACGTCTCGGGATTGCTGACCCTCGCCCTGGCGATCGTCACGGTAATCGGGATGCTGGCGGCGCCCTGGGTGATCATGGTCACCGCCCCCGGCTTTGCCGATACCGCCGACAAATTTGCCCTGACCTCACAGCTGCTGCGCATCACCTTCCCCTATATTTTGCTGATCTCGCTGGCGTCGCTGGCGGGGGCGATCCTTAACACCTGGAACCGCTTCTCGGTCCCGGCGTTTGCGCCGACGTTCCTCAACGTCAGCATGATCGGCTTTGCGCTGTTCGCCGCGCCGCACTTCCATCCGCCGGTGCTGGCGCTGGCCTGGGCGGTGACGGTGGGCGGCGTGCTGCAGCTGGCGTACCAACTGCCGCACCTGAAAAAGATCGGCATGCTGGTGCTGCCGCGCATTAACCTGCGCGATGCCGGGGCGATGCGGGTGGTGAAGCAGATGGGCCCGGCCATTCTTGGCGTCTCGGTGAGCCAGATTTCGCTGATCATCAACACCATCTTCGCCTCTTTCCTGGTCTCCGGTTCCGTCTCCTGGATGTACTACGCCGATCGCCTGATGGAGTTCCCGTCCGGGGTACTCGGGGTGGCGCTGGGCACTATTTTGCTGCCGTCACTCTCACGCAGCTTCGCCAGCGGCAACCAGGATGAGTACTGTCGTCTGATGGACTGGGGGTTACGCCTCTGCTTCCTGCTGGCGCTGCCGAGCGCGGTGGCGCTGGGGATCCTCGCGAAACCGCTGGTGGTGTCCTTGTTCCAGTACGGTAAATTTAGCGCCTTCGATGCCCTGATGACCCAGCGGGCGCTGGTGGCCTATTCCGTCGGGCTGATGGGGTTGATTGTGGTGAAAGTGCTGGCCCCGGGCTTCTACTCGCGCCAGGACATCAAGACGCCGGTGAAGATTGCCATCGTGACCCTGATCATGACCCAGGTGATGAACCTGGCGTTTATTGGCCCACTGAAGCACGCCGGCCTGTCGCTCTCCATCGGTCTGGCAGCCTGTCTGAATGCTGGGCTGCTCTACTGGCAGCTGAGAAAGCAGCAGATTTTTACCCCGCAGCCGGGCTGGGCGAGCTTCCTGTTACGTCTGGTGATTGCGGTGCTGGTGATGGCCGCAGCGCTGGTGGGCATGCTGTACGTGATGCCTGACTGGTCGCTGGGCACCATGCCTTATCGTCTGTTGCGCCTGATGGCGGTGGTGGTGGTGGGCGTCGTGGCCTACTTCGCGACTCTCGCGGTGCTGGGCTTTAAGGTGAAAGAGTTCGCCCGCCGCACGGCGTAA
- the flgN gene encoding flagella biosynthesis chaperone FlgN, protein MSRLTEIMDQMTVVLNDLKTVMDAEQQQLSAGNVNGSALQRITEDKSSLLATLDYLEQQRRTEQSARQSANDDVADRWQTITEKTQRLRDLNQHNGWLLEGQITRNQQALDVLKPHQEPALYGADGQTSSSRSGGKKFSI, encoded by the coding sequence ATGAGTCGTCTGACGGAAATTATGGATCAAATGACGGTCGTCTTAAACGACCTGAAAACGGTGATGGACGCCGAGCAACAACAGCTCTCTGCCGGGAATGTGAACGGCAGCGCGCTGCAGCGCATTACAGAAGATAAAAGCTCCCTGCTGGCAACTCTGGATTATCTGGAGCAGCAGCGCCGTACCGAACAGTCCGCGCGCCAGAGTGCCAATGATGATGTCGCCGATCGCTGGCAAACTATTACTGAAAAAACACAGCGTCTGCGCGATCTCAATCAGCATAACGGCTGGTTACTCGAGGGGCAAATCACCCGCAACCAGCAGGCGCTGGACGTGCTGAAGCCGCATCAGGAGCCGGCACTGTACGGTGCCGATGGCCAGACTTCCAGCTCACGCAGCGGCGGGAAGAAGTTTTCGATTTAA
- a CDS encoding lipoprotein, with the protein MKKIVIATALIVSGLLVGCNQLTQYTVSEQEINQALQKRNNFAKDIGVPGVADAHIVLSNLASQIGREEPKKVMLSGDASLDMNSLFGSQKANIKLKLKALPVFNKDQGAIYLQQMEITDAVVSPDKMKPVLQTLMPYLNQSLQNYFNHQPAYILSEDNSKGEALAKKYAKGIEVKPGEIVIPFVD; encoded by the coding sequence ATGAAGAAGATCGTTATTGCCACTGCGTTGATCGTCAGCGGCCTGCTGGTTGGTTGTAATCAGCTCACCCAGTACACCGTCAGTGAACAGGAGATCAACCAGGCACTGCAAAAGCGCAATAACTTTGCGAAAGATATTGGCGTTCCGGGCGTGGCGGATGCGCATATTGTCCTGAGCAACCTTGCCAGCCAGATTGGCCGCGAGGAGCCGAAAAAAGTGATGCTCTCCGGGGATGCCAGCCTGGACATGAACTCGCTGTTCGGCAGCCAGAAAGCCAATATCAAACTGAAATTAAAAGCGCTGCCGGTCTTCAATAAAGATCAGGGCGCCATCTATCTGCAGCAGATGGAGATCACCGACGCCGTAGTGTCGCCGGACAAGATGAAGCCGGTTCTGCAAACCCTGATGCCCTACCTGAACCAGTCACTGCAGAATTACTTTAATCATCAGCCGGCCTACATCCTGAGCGAAGATAACAGCAAGGGTGAAGCGCTGGCGAAAAAATACGCTAAAGGCATCGAAGTGAAGCCGGGTGAGATTGTTATCCCCTTCGTCGATTAA
- the pyrC gene encoding dihydroorotase, protein MTAPSQVLKIRRPDDWHIHLRDGDMLNTVVPYTSEIYGRAIVMPNLVPPVTTVDAAIAYRQRILDAVPAGHDFTPLMTCYLTDTLDPNEIERGFNEGVFTAAKLYPANATTNSSHGVTSIDAIMPVLERMEKLGMPLLVHGEVTHAEIDIFDREARFIDTVMEPLRQRLPGLKVVFEHITTKDAAEYVRDGNELLAATITPQHLMFNRNHMLVGGVRPHLYCLPILKRNIHQQALRELVASGFERAFLGTDSAPHARHRKEASCGCAGCFNAPTALASYAQVFDEMNALQHFEAFCSLNGPRFYGLPVNETFVELVREDSSVVDSIALTDDTLIPFLAGETVHWTVKR, encoded by the coding sequence ATGACTGCACCATCCCAGGTTTTGAAAATTCGCCGCCCAGACGACTGGCATATCCATCTTCGCGATGGCGATATGCTGAATACCGTCGTGCCTTATACCAGTGAAATCTATGGCCGCGCGATTGTTATGCCAAACCTGGTGCCGCCCGTCACCACGGTCGATGCGGCGATTGCCTATCGCCAGCGCATTCTTGACGCCGTGCCTGCCGGTCACGATTTTACCCCGCTGATGACCTGTTATCTGACCGACACGCTCGATCCTAATGAGATTGAACGCGGCTTTAACGAAGGGGTCTTTACTGCCGCCAAACTCTACCCGGCCAACGCCACCACTAACTCCAGCCACGGCGTGACCAGCATTGATGCCATTATGCCGGTGCTGGAGCGTATGGAGAAACTGGGGATGCCGCTGCTGGTGCATGGCGAAGTGACCCATGCCGAGATCGATATCTTCGACCGTGAAGCGCGCTTCATCGACACCGTGATGGAGCCGCTGCGTCAGCGCCTGCCGGGTCTGAAAGTGGTGTTTGAGCACATCACCACCAAAGATGCAGCCGAGTACGTGCGCGATGGCAACGAGCTTCTGGCTGCCACCATCACCCCTCAGCACCTGATGTTCAACCGCAACCACATGCTGGTGGGCGGCGTGCGCCCTCACCTCTACTGCCTGCCCATCCTCAAACGCAATATCCACCAGCAGGCGCTGCGTGAACTGGTCGCCAGCGGCTTTGAGCGCGCCTTCCTCGGCACCGACTCCGCCCCGCACGCCCGTCATCGCAAAGAGGCCAGCTGCGGCTGTGCAGGCTGCTTTAACGCCCCTACGGCGCTGGCCAGCTATGCCCAGGTGTTTGACGAGATGAACGCCCTGCAGCACTTTGAGGCCTTCTGCTCCCTGAACGGCCCTCGCTTCTACGGCCTGCCGGTCAATGAAACCTTCGTTGAACTGGTGCGCGAAGATAGCAGCGTGGTGGATTCTATTGCGCTGACGGATGACACCCTGATCCCGTTCCTCGCGGGTGAAACCGTACACTGGACGGTAAAACGCTAA